The genomic window TGTGAGGCGCTTCATGGTGCTGGAGGTATGGAGGGAGTGATATAAAGTTTTTAACCGATTATTCATTACTTCTTTTGATGGCTGGGCTGGAAGTTCCCTTGTTGTATACTTTCGTGATACTTTTGAACGTTGTCTTGGTCTGGATTAGAGCCACGGAGTTCTTCTACTACTTTCATGACTGGTTTGCTACTGAAAATCTTGGGGGGCTAGATTACATGGATCCAGAAAACTGGAGGGCCGTTCTCAGGGGGGCTTTACTTCTCGCGATTCCTGTGATACTCGTTATCTGGTTGTTCAATTCCGTAGATAATGTAATTGGCATCGTGGGGGGATTTGGAGCCGTTGTTTTGTATCAGCTTCTTCTCGGCGCCATGGTCTCCGACGAAATAGAAAAATCAAGAAGGGAAAGGAAAGATGGCTGGCGCTACGGCTGGTATTAGTCCAGCTCGCTCGGGAACTTTATCGCATCGAAGGGACACGTCTGGTTGCAGACGCCGCAGCCGGTGCAGAGCAGGGAATCTATGCGCACCTTGTTCGTCTCCGGGTCATAAACGAGCGCCGGACAGCCGGTTAAGAGTATGCACGCCTTGCAGCCGGTGCACTTCTCCTCGATAACCAGGGGTATCTCCCCTATCTCGCCGCGCCTTATGACCGGAATGACGCACTCCTGCTTGGCTATTATCACCGCCGGCCCCTCAACCTGCATGGCCTCCTTGATGGCTTCCCTTGTTGCTTTGAGGTCGTAGGGGTCAACTGTCTTAACGTACTTCACCCCGAGAGCTTTGACGAGGGCTTCAATGTCAATCTCGTTGAACTTCCTGCCGGTTTCACTTCCGCCCGTCCCGGGGTGGGGCTGGTGGCCGGTCATCGCCGTCGTCCTGTTGTCGAGTATCATGACGAGAACGTTCAGGTTCTTGTAGACGGCATCGACCAGCGGCTGGATTCCGTTGTGGAAGAACGTTGAGTCGCCGATGGTGGCTATCACCTTCTTGTTCAGCGCCACGCTCTGGCCGTTGGCAAGGCTTATGCTCGCGCCCATAACGTATTCCGTCCATATCGCCTCAAGCGGCGGAAGGAGCGACAGTGCATAGCAGCCTATGTCGCCGTGAATCGGGAGGGAATAGCGGCCCAGCTTGAGGTCTCTCAATGCGTCCAGCGCGGCGCGGTAGCTCCCCCTGTGCGGACAGCCGGGACACATCACCGGCGGCCTCTTTGGGGCGAGGCTTTCGGCGTATTTGACTTCCTCCGGCTTCTTGTAGGTCTCCCCCTCCTCGCCGATAAGTCTTAAGAGTGCGTTCCTGACGAGGCTCGGCGTCAGTTCGCCCTCGAGCGGGAAGTGGCCGGTTCTCTTGCCGTAGACTGGGACGCTTAATCCTGCCTCGTAGGCCGCTATCTTGACCTCCTCCTCGAGGAAGGGCGCGCCGTCCTCAATCACTATCGCGAAGTCCACTCCCTTTAGGAACTCAACGACGAGCTTCCTCGGGAGCGGGTGGGGAGTTGAGAGCTTGAGAACCTTGAAATCTCCGCCGATCTTCGGGAGAATTTCCCTCACGTAGTTGTAGGGCGCGCCCTCGACGATGATTCCGATTCTTCCCTCGCCCTCGACCCAGTTGAAGGGCATCGAGCTGAACTCCTCCTCTATCTTCGCGAGGGTCTCGTTCAGCCAGCGGTGCCTCCTCCTGTTGCCCTCCATGCTGGCTCTGACATAGCGCTCTATGTCTTTCTTGAAGACTGGCTTCCTGTCAAGCTCGATGAACTCGCCGACCTCCACGTCAGCTGTGGTGTGGTTAACCCTGGTAGTCGTCCTGAAGATTACCGGGACTTTGTATTTCTCGCTCAGCTCGTAGGCGTAGATGATTAAATCGTGGGCCTCCTGAGGACCGGCGGGCTCAAGAACCGGGAGGAGTGAGATTTTTCCATAATAACGGTCATCCTGCTCGGTCTGGCTGGTGTGCGGACCGGGGTCATCTGCAACGAGGATGACCAAGCCACCCTCAACACCGGAATACGCCAAACTCATGAGCGGGTCGGCGGCAACGTTCAGGCCCACGCACTTCATCGTGACTAGCGCCCGGAGGCCAGTGTATGCAACGCCTGCCGCTTCCTCTAAAGCCACTTTCTCGTTGGGTGCCCACTCCGCAAAAACCTCGGGCTTCAGATGGGCTATCGTCTCGATGACCTCAGTTGATGGAGTTCCCGGATAACCTGTCGCAAAGACAACACCGCTTTCGAGGGCACCATAAGCAATGGCCTCGTTGCCCATGAGAAGCTTTTTTTCACGTTTTCTGGACTTGGACTCAACCGAATCAGAAGGATAAGCCTTAACCGCTTCCATGATAACCACCGTAGTTTCTTTGCGAAGGGGGTTAAAACTCTACCTTCAGAAAAGTGTCAATGAAAATTGAAAAATTTTCGAAAAACTACTTCCTCTTTTTCTCGTTCTTTTCGTAGTAGACCTCGTTGTGTGTCCGGAACCAGGTTCTTGTTATGGTCTCCGAGCGCCATTCCTTGGGGGCCATTATGAAGAGAACCCCGAGGGTGAACGCCACCACGGTGATAACACCGGCAACCGGTGCATAGCCTGAAAAGCCCCAGAACATAATGAGAAACGGAACACTGATAATCCCGACCACGATGGAGGCGAAGAGCACCGTGAGGATCTTGTATCCGTACCTCTCCATAAACAGACCCAAATCCATCTTCTTCACCTCTTGGGCCGGTCATCGTAAAAGTACTTTGCGTGAGCCTGCGCTTGGGCGTCCATGACGCGTCTCTTTACTGTGAAGGCGTAGAGGATTCCAAACAGCAGGAGCAGCCCCCCGGCGAATAGGCCAAAGAGCTTGAGAACTGCATAGACAGAGAACGCCAGAACTCCAAGTATCATTAAAAGGACGAGCCCAAATATGCCGAAGAGGATTTTGTACCCGTACCTCTCCATGAAGAGGTCGAAGTCCATCTCTGCCACCGGGTAAAATTTTACCCCTTCGGTGTAAAAAGCTTTTGGGGAAGCTTAAATACCCCGGTGCATAGGTTATGACGTGGTGATTATGAAGGTCAGAGAGCTTATTGAGATGGTCGATGAGACCATAGCCAACCTGAAGATAGCGATAATCGCGAACCAGAACAGGGCCTTTGAGAGCCCACACACGAGCTACGAGTTCACGCAGAGGGCGATTGAGCTCCAGGAGGATTTGAATGACCTAATGAAGGCGAGAGAGATGCTCGTCAAGCTCGACCCCGAGAGCGAAGTCGAGGGGCACTTCTCCAGGGAGGAGCTTGAGGAGTTTTTAAAGCTCCTGGAACTTCTTAGGAAAGCCGATGCGCACGCCTTCTAAGCCGGGGTGGTGGCATGGACTTCCGAGAGCTTGAGGAGAAGCTCGTGGCATTCCGCGATGCACGTGGCTGGGGGAAATATCACACACCGAAGAACCTGGCGGTATCTGCCGCGGTGGAGCTGGGCGAGCTTTTGGAGCACTTCCAGTGGGAAAGTGATTGGGAGATACTTGAGGCTGTGAAGGACCCGGCCAAGAAGGAAGCCATAGCGGATGAAATAGCCGACGTCGTGATATACCTAACCCTCCTCGCCCACGAGCTGGGCATAGACCTCGGCGAAGCTGTTGAGAGGAAGCTGAGGAAGAACGAGAGGAAGTACCCTGGAAAATCCGTAAAAGCCGGGGATTGAATGGTCTTCCTGAGTTGTGAGAGTGATAATCATGACCTTGGAAAAGAAACTTCGCAGGAGCCTCGGTATACCCGATGACGCGGAGAAGGTTCTGATCTTCACTGAATCGAGCCACTGGGACCCAAACTGGCTCTACACGTCGAAGGAATACTTCAAAAGGTTCGTTCAGAAAAACCTTGACATGGCAATAGGCGAGCTCCAGAAAGAGCCCCGGCGGGTTTATTCAGTTGAGAACGTCTTCTTTTTGAAGATGTACTGGGACCACAACCCGGGAAAGAGGGACGCCCCGAGGGACCTAATTAACGAGGGGCGCCTTCGCCTCATGAGCAGCGCCGTTACTTCGGCGGATACGATTCTCCCGAGGGTGGAAGCTATTTTGAGGGACATGCTGATAGGACAGGAGTGGCTTCGCTCGAACGGCATTGCCCGGGAGCCCAAACTCGCCTATTTCCCGGACAGCTTCGGTTCGTCCCCGTTCCTTCCCTCACTCCTGAACGCCGCTGGATTTGACCGCACGGCAATCACGCGCCTGGACGGGATGTACTTCCCTGGATGCGACCTTGAACCAAAATGGCGCTTTCCCCGCCCAGGCTCCAGCGCAGAGCTGCTCCTCAAAAAAGAAAGGAGTCTCGACTTTGTGTGGCGCGATAAAAATGGAGGGGAGGTCTTAGCCCACTGGAACGCCTTCACCTATGGCCAGGGAGATATGCTCGCTTATCTTGGAATCAGCCGCGTCTACCTTGCGAAACTGGCGATCTCACTGCGAACCGGCTGGCACATAGCGCGGAGAATCCACCAATACGTCAAAGCCCTTTCCCCCTTCAGCCGAACCCCTTACATGCTCTGTCCCATAGGCTTTGATTTTGTTGAACCCATCCCGGATTTAATTTCTCTGCTCGACCGCTATAACAGGGAATATTACCCCAAAACGGGAATATGGGTTGTGAATGCTGGCCTTGACGATTACCTCGCGCTAATTGAGAACTACAGGGACCGGCTCCCGGTTTTGGAACTCGACCCCAACCCGTACTGGACCGGATTCTACACATCGAGACCAAAGCTCAAGAAGCGCTGCTACCTTCTCCTTGAAAAGCTCCTCCTCGCGGAAAAACTTGCCTTTCTCCCGGAAAACCGTGGCGCAGAGAAAAGAATCCTGCAGGAGCTTGAAGAACCCTGGTGGTGTGCGGCGGTTTCCAACCACCACGATTTCATCACCGGAACTTCCACGGATAGAGTGGTCGAGGGGGAGCAGATCCCCTGCCTTGAGCGGGCGATAAAGACGGCCGATGAAGTTATCGAGAACCTCACGCCGCCCCTGAAAAAAGAACACAAAGATAACGGCTTATCTCCTCCAAAATGGTTCAGAGATGGAGATAAAATCCTCATCGAAACGGCCCATTACAGAATCGAAATCGGCGAGTCCCGCGGCGGTGCCATCACCGACCTCAGGTTCAAGGATGGTGTCCCCCTCTTAACAGGCGTCTCAAATGACCTCGTAAGCTACCGCGATTCAGGCGGCCTGTGGAGGATGGGGTACGAATTCCTCGGAGGAGTATGGAAAGAGTCCATGAAAGCCAGCAACAGCAGGGTAAAGGTTGAGGTTGTTGAGCACGATGGTGCCGTTGAAATCCTAAGCTCTACTTTACTCAACGGCGAGGAGATTTTAGGGAGAATATGGCTGGAAAACGATTCTCCCCTGATTTACTTCCGCGTTGAGGGGAAGATGAAGGAAGGCTACTCCCTAATCGTCCGCTTTATGACGACGGTATCCTCGGAGAGGATTTCAATGCATGCCCCCGGTGGGGTCGTGGATCGCCCCTGGAGGAGAATTTACAACCCCACCTTCTGGCCACTCCACCGTTTTGCCCATATACGGGATGACTCAACCGGGCACGGAATCGCTATCCTTCAGCCTTTTCCGGGTGCAATCTCTTACAGCCCCGATGGAAAAATTGAGCTTGTCGCGATGAGGAGCGCCGTTCGCGAAAAAGCCTTCGGGATCCTCGGCATCCCCGGAAACCCAGTCAGTGCCCACAAACATGAGAGGTACGAGTACGAATACGCGGTCCTTTTCACAAAACGTGGCGACTGGAAGGAGAACAAAATTCACCTGCTCGCAAAGAACTTGTCCACGCCTTGGAGGGAAGCTGAAGAGAAGGATTTGCTCAAAATCGCCGATTCGGTGGTGGAAGTAGACCCTCCAGATGTTGAAGTGGTGGCGGTAAAACCAGCCTCACGGGGGGAGGGGGTAATAGTTAGGCTGTATGCGCCGTTTGTTCCAGAAAAAACGGTTAAAATAAAGCCCAGCTTCGGCGTAGCAAAAGCTTTCCTTTGCGATGCCCGGGAGCGTGATGTAGAAGGGCTGAAAGTGGAGAATAACAGCGCTTTTGTAAAAATGCCCGGTTCCATAGCCACAATAAGGTTAATCCCGGAAGAGCGGTGTTTATAGCGAGTCCTTAATCCAACAACGAAAGATTAGCCGCCGAATGCCTTCCTGAGTCGTTCCACTTCCTCTCGGCTCAGCCTGTTCTTCTCCCATCTCTCCTTCAGGCTCAGGTTCTCGTCCTCCAAATCAAGGACTGCCTTCCTGACGCCGCCCCGCGGGTGAGCGCAGTCCCCCTCCCAGCGGGGAATCACGTGGAGGTGAATGTGCGGAACGGTTTGACCTGCGGCCTTTCCAAGGTTCATCCCCACGTTGAACCCGTCCGGCTTTAACACCTCTCTCAGCTTCTCCATCGCCAGCTCCATGCCCCTTATCAGGGCGGCCTTTTCTTCCCCGCTCAGCTCTTCCCAGCTCTCGACGTGTCTCCCAGGAACCACCAGCAGGTGGCCCCGGTTCGCCGGATATGAGTCAATGAGTATCCTGATGATCCCGTCATCGTAAAGAATCGCCTCACGCTTTGCATTGCAGAACGGACACTCCATCGGCAACACCAAAGACTTAAAACGGGTTCCAAATAAAAAGCCCTCGGTGGGAGGAATGGAAGAGACCCTTGAGGTAATGAACAAAACCTATCGGAGGTTCCTCGCGCTTGGCATGGGGTTTCTTGTAGTGGCTTTCGGCATGATGATACTTCAACCTCTCGGCCGTGAGTCCTCGCTGATTCTGGCCGCGATACTGTTTGTGATAGCGTTCATTCCCCTGGAGTTCGCCAGGAGAATAGCCAGAAAGATGGCGATGCTCGCCTTGCGAGGTGAATAGAAAAGCTTAATTATGCCGCCCGAGAATTATGGCCAGAGAGTAGGAGATATGACGATAATACGTTAGAGGTGATGTAAAATGGCGTTTGTACCACCGCAGGCAGGTTACGACAGGGCCATTACCGTTTTCAGCCCTGACGGAAGGCTCTTCCAGGTAAACTATGCAAGAGAGGCCGTTAAGAGGGGAGCCACCGCTGTAGGAGTCAAGTGGAAGGAAGGTGTCGTTCTCGCCGTCGAGAAGAGGATAACCAGCAAGCTCATCGAGCCGAGCAGCTACGAGAAGATTTTCCAGATCGACGACCACATTGCGGCCGCTCCGAGCGGCATAATAGCTGATGCGAGGGTTCTCGTTGACAGGGCCAGGCTTGAGGCCCAGGTTTACAGGCTTACCTACGGCGAACCCGTTCCACTCACCGTTCTGGTGAAGAAGATATGCGACCTCAAGCAGGCCCACACCCAGTACGGCGGTGTGAGGCCATTCGGTGCGGCTTTGCTCATGGCTGGCGTGAACGACAAACCTGAACTCTACGAGACCGATCCGAGCGGGGCCTACTTCGAGTGGAAGGCAGTTGCCATAGGCAGCGGCAGGAACACGGCCATGGCGATCTTCGAGGAGCACTACACCGACGACATAGACATGGAGGGTGCGATAAAGCTGGCTATAATGGCGCTCGCAAAGACCCTTGAGGAGCCGAGCCCGGAGAGCATAGAGGTCGCGTACATAACGATGGAGGACAAGCGCTGGAAGAAGCTCGGAAAGGAAGAGCTGGCTAAATATCTCGATGAAATCCTCGAAGAGGTCAAGGAAGAGGAAGTCGAGGAGAAGGAAGAGGACTACTCCGAGCTGGACAGCAACTACTGAGGTGACGGGCGATGCCCATAAGTGTTGATAAAGCCGTCATCGCCCGTCTGAAGACGCATGGCGAGACCTTTGAGATACTCGTTGACCCGTACTTGGCCAGGGACTTCAAAGAGGGCAAGGAGGTTCCGATAGAGGAGATACTCGCCACTCCTTACGTTTTTAAGGACGCGCATAAGGGCGATAAGGCCAGCGAGCACGAGATGGAGAAGATATTCGGCACCAGCGACCCCTACGAGGTGGCAAAGGTAATCCTTCGCAAGGGAGAGGTTCAGCTGACGGCGGAGCAGAGGAGGCAGATGCTTGAGGACAAGAGGCGCTACATAGCGACGATAATCCATCGCCACGCCGTCGACCCGAGAACCGGCTACCCACATCCGGTTGATAGAATCCTCCGGGCGATGGAAGAGGCTGGAGTCCACGTTGACCTGTTCAAAGATGCAGAAGCGCAGGTTCCTGGAGTCATCAAGGCGATAAGACCCCTTCTCCCGATAAAGCTTGAGATGAAGGTTATAGCAGTCAAGATACCCGGTGACTACGTCGGCAAGGCCTACGGGGAGGTCAGGAAGTTTGGAACGATAAAGCGCGAGGAGTGGGCCAGCGACGGTTCGTGGCTGTTCCTCATCGAGATTCCTGGTGGAATCGAGGACGAGTTTTATGAGAAACTTAACGCCCTCACGAAGGGCAATGCGGTAACTAAACTGATAGAGAGGAAGGGACTATGAGACGGATTTTTGTAAAGAATAGGGAACTTGTCGTCCCTGGGACTCTGCTTGCCCAGGGACCGTTTAAGAGCGGAAGAGGGACGTTCAGGGAAGGCAACAGGATATACTCAACGGTCGTTGGGCTGGTTGAGATCAGGGGGGACGCCATAAGGGTTATACCCCTTGAGGGCCCGTACATCCCAGAGGTTGGCGACAACGTTCTCGGCAAGATAACCGACGTCAGGTTCTCCAACTGGAGCGTTGACATAGGAGCACCCTATGAGGCCAACCTGCGCGTTCAGGATGCCACAGAGGAGCGCATAGACATACTGAAGACAGACCTGAGGAAGATATTCGACATCGGCGACATAATCTACGCTAGGGTAAAGGCGTACAACGAGATAAACCAGATAGACCTCACAACTAAGGGCATGCCCTTCAAGGGTGGCCCGCTCAGAGGGGGGCAGATAGTCAAGATAACGCCCTCCAAGGTGCCGAGGCTCATAGGTAAGGGCGGTTCGATGATAAACCTCATCAAGAAGCTGACCGGGACGAGGATAATAGTCGGCCAGAACGGCTGGGTTTGGGTCAGCGGCAGAAAGGAAGAGCTTGAGAAGCTCGCGATTGAGGCGATACTCAAGGTAAACAGGGAGAGCCACACCCAGGGACTTACCGACAGGGTCAAGGAACTTCTCATGACGAGGCTTCGGGAGCTCAAGGAGCGGGGAGTCGTTGAAGAGATACCCCAGATTGAAGAGCCAAATGCTGGAGAGGGTGAAGGAGAATGATGGGCAAGCCAGAGGGTTTAAAGCTCATAGATGAGAACGGAAAGAGAATAGATGGGAGAAAGAAGTACGAACTCAGACCTATAAAGATGGAAGTCGGTGTGCTGAAGAACGCCGACGGTTCTGCCTACGTTGAGTGGGGCAAGAACAAGGTTCTGGCGGCTGTTTACGGCCCGAGGGAGATTCACCCCAAGCACCTTCAGAGGCCGGACAGGGCCATACTCCGTGTCAGGTACAACATGGCGCCCTTCAGCGTGGAGGAGCGCAAGAAGCCAGGTCCGGACAGGAGGAGCGTCGAGATAAGCAAGGTTATACGGGGTGCACTAGAACCTGCGCTCATACTCGAGATGTTCCCGAGAACGTCCATAGACGTATTCATCGAGGTCCTTCAGGCCGACGCGGGAACTCGCGTGGCAGGAATAACGGCAGCGTCACTCGCCTTGGCGGATGCGGGCGTGCCCATGAGAGACTTGGTCGCTGCCTGCGCCGCCGGCAAGATAGAGGGCGAGATAGTCCTCGACCTCAACAAGGACGAGGATAACTACGGCGAGGCGGACGTTCCGGTCGCGATAATGCCCCTCAAGAACGACATAACACTGCTCCAGATGGACGGCTATCTCACCAAGGATGAGTTCGTCGAGGCCGTTAGACTCGCCATCAAGGGCGCCAAGGCGGTCTACCAGAAGCAGCGCGAGGCGCTGAAGGTCAAGTATCTCAAAATAGCCGAGGAGGTCGGTGGAGGTGAGTGAAATGGAAGTGATGGCCAGCATAATGCGCGACCACATCCTGAGCCTCCTCAAGGAGGGCAGGCGCATAGACGGCCGCGCTCTTGAGGATTATCGCGACCTCGAGGTCAGGGTCAACGTCATTGAGAAGGCCGAGGGTTCCGCTTGGGTTAAGCTAGGCAACACCCAGGTCTTGGTTGGCATAAAGGTGGACATGGGTGAGCCCTTCCCCGACCTCCCGGAGAAGGGAGTCATAACGACTAATGTCGAGCTCGTGCCCCTAGCTTCCCCGAGCTTTGAGCCCGGACCGCCTGATGAGAACGCCATAGAGCTGGCCAGAGTCGTGGACAGGGGCATAAGGGAGAGCCAGGCGGTGGAGCTGGAGAAGCTCGTCATCGTCCCCGGCAAGCTCGTAAGGGTGGTCTTCATAGACGTCCACGTTCTCGACCACGACGGCAACCTTCTCGACGCCAGCGGAATAGGTGCCATAGCTGCCCTGCTGAGCACGAAGATTCCGAAGGTAGTCTACAACGAGGAGAAAGATGAGGTCGAGGTTCTCGACGAGTACGAGCCCCTGCCGGTGAGCAAGATACCGATCCCGGTTACCATAGCCAAGATCGGCGGCAACCTGCTCGCCGACCCGAACCTGGACGAGGAGCGCGTCATGGACGGCAGGATAACCATAACCACCGACGAGAACGGCATGATTTCCTCTGTCCAGAAGAGCGAGGGAGGCAGCTTCAAGCTGGAGGAGGTTATGTACGCAGTTGACCTCGCCCTGAAGAAGGCCGCCGAGATAAGGGAGAAGGTTCTTGAGGCCGTCAAGGCCGGGTGAACCTTTTCTTTTCACTTCCCGGTGGTTGCTATGGGGGCGTCCCTTTTCGTTGACGTCATAGCCCTCGCGGTGCTGGTGCTCTTCCTGCTCCAGTTTCTCAGGCTGGCTGTTGCCGGTGGCTCCAGGAAGGAGCTCTACCTAACGCTCGCCCTTTTCTCGATTACTCTGGGCGTCTGGCTCATCTACAACGCCTCCTTCACCTGGGGGTGGGACTTCTACACTTACGTGCCCCTGGCTTTCGCGGTTGCCACCTTCCTCCTCAGCGTCTTCGGGCTGTTCCGGCTGCGGGAAGAGGAGGGGTTGGGGGGTTTTCAGAAAGAGATATAAACACCAATGCCCAAATTAATCCAGCCTTACGATTAACTGGGGGGAACAGTTATGGGATTGTTTGACAGCCTCAAAAAGAAGGACGAAAAGGCCAAGAAGAAGCCGCCCGCGGCGATTAAAAAGGAGGTAGCTCCCAGGCGTGACATCGATGTCATTCCTCTTGAGGAGGATGTTCTTGCTAAGGAGATAGTCAAGCCCCAGGTCAGGTACCTCAAGAAGATCGTCGTCACCAGCTACGCCGACCTTGAGAGGATCTCGGAGGAGCTCCAGAACGGCAACATAATCCTGGTCGACCTCACCCCGCTCGAGGTCAAGCCGGAAGTTCTTGAGAAGGTTGCCGAGCAGATAAAGGGAATGGTCAGCGCCCTTGGCGGACAGGCCGCTAAAATCTGCAAGCACGAGATAAAACTGATTCTCGTTCCGGCGGACATCAGGATAACCAAGTGATGCTTTCTTTTTCTATCCTACGATTTTATAAGGGGTTAACTGAGTCTATTCTTCGGTGATGAGAGATGACCGAGAGGAAAGGAGAGATTCAGGAGATCCGGCTGGGAGACTGTCCAATCTGCGGGGGTAAGGGCACGCTCAAGGCCCTTCAGTACGTTCACGACATCCCCTACTTCGGGAAGGTCATGGAGAGCACGATAATCTGTGAGCGCTGTGGATATAGAAACGCCGACGTCATGATACTGGAGGACAGGCCGCCGAAGCTCTACAGCGTAAAGGTTGAGGAGGAAAAGGACCTCTTCACCCGCGTTGTGAGAAGCAAGAGCGGAACCATCGAGCTGGAGGAGATAGGGGTCAAGATAGAACCCGGGCCTGCTGCTGAAGGTTTCGTCAGCAACGTTGAAGGCGTTTTAGAGCGCGTCAGGGAGACCCTGATGATGGCCAAACACTTCAGGCAGCAGGAAGGCGATGAAGAAGCTGTTAAAAAGGCCGAGGAGATACTCCAGTACATCGAGGAGGTCAAGGAGGGTAAAAAACCCCTCACAGTGAGGATCATGGATCCCCTCGGCAACAGCGCCCTCATCGGCGAAAAGGTGAAGAGCAGGCTTTTGACGCAGGAGGAAATCAAAAAGCTTAGTCTCGGTCCCTACGTAATCGTTGAGCCGGAAGAAGGCGAGGGAAAAGAGGATTAGAGATACACGGCCTCCCGCGCCAGGAGGTCCTCTATCAAAGCTTTAACCCATGGTTTTCTGGTTTTCCTTGAGAGGTGGATTATCCCCTCAACGTGGACTCCATAGCGCTCCTTCATCTCCTCCTTGCTCATCGGCTCTTTGAAGAGGAAAGGCCTCTCTATTGTGAACGCATAACCGTACTCCCTGATGTATTCCCCCAGCCAGCGCTTCCCGTTATCGCCGTGAACAATGGCCAGCCCG from Thermococcus sp. MAR1 includes these protein-coding regions:
- the psmA gene encoding archaeal proteasome endopeptidase complex subunit alpha; translated protein: MAFVPPQAGYDRAITVFSPDGRLFQVNYAREAVKRGATAVGVKWKEGVVLAVEKRITSKLIEPSSYEKIFQIDDHIAAAPSGIIADARVLVDRARLEAQVYRLTYGEPVPLTVLVKKICDLKQAHTQYGGVRPFGAALLMAGVNDKPELYETDPSGAYFEWKAVAIGSGRNTAMAIFEEHYTDDIDMEGAIKLAIMALAKTLEEPSPESIEVAYITMEDKRWKKLGKEELAKYLDEILEEVKEEEVEEKEEDYSELDSNY
- the rrp41 gene encoding exosome complex exonuclease Rrp41, whose amino-acid sequence is MMGKPEGLKLIDENGKRIDGRKKYELRPIKMEVGVLKNADGSAYVEWGKNKVLAAVYGPREIHPKHLQRPDRAILRVRYNMAPFSVEERKKPGPDRRSVEISKVIRGALEPALILEMFPRTSIDVFIEVLQADAGTRVAGITAASLALADAGVPMRDLVAACAAGKIEGEIVLDLNKDEDNYGEADVPVAIMPLKNDITLLQMDGYLTKDEFVEAVRLAIKGAKAVYQKQREALKVKYLKIAEEVGGGE
- the iorA gene encoding indolepyruvate ferredoxin oxidoreductase subunit alpha; the protein is MEAVKAYPSDSVESKSRKREKKLLMGNEAIAYGALESGVVFATGYPGTPSTEVIETIAHLKPEVFAEWAPNEKVALEEAAGVAYTGLRALVTMKCVGLNVAADPLMSLAYSGVEGGLVILVADDPGPHTSQTEQDDRYYGKISLLPVLEPAGPQEAHDLIIYAYELSEKYKVPVIFRTTTRVNHTTADVEVGEFIELDRKPVFKKDIERYVRASMEGNRRRHRWLNETLAKIEEEFSSMPFNWVEGEGRIGIIVEGAPYNYVREILPKIGGDFKVLKLSTPHPLPRKLVVEFLKGVDFAIVIEDGAPFLEEEVKIAAYEAGLSVPVYGKRTGHFPLEGELTPSLVRNALLRLIGEEGETYKKPEEVKYAESLAPKRPPVMCPGCPHRGSYRAALDALRDLKLGRYSLPIHGDIGCYALSLLPPLEAIWTEYVMGASISLANGQSVALNKKVIATIGDSTFFHNGIQPLVDAVYKNLNVLVMILDNRTTAMTGHQPHPGTGGSETGRKFNEIDIEALVKALGVKYVKTVDPYDLKATREAIKEAMQVEGPAVIIAKQECVIPVIRRGEIGEIPLVIEEKCTGCKACILLTGCPALVYDPETNKVRIDSLLCTGCGVCNQTCPFDAIKFPSELD
- the rrp4 gene encoding exosome complex RNA-binding protein Rrp4 gives rise to the protein MRRIFVKNRELVVPGTLLAQGPFKSGRGTFREGNRIYSTVVGLVEIRGDAIRVIPLEGPYIPEVGDNVLGKITDVRFSNWSVDIGAPYEANLRVQDATEERIDILKTDLRKIFDIGDIIYARVKAYNEINQIDLTTKGMPFKGGPLRGGQIVKITPSKVPRLIGKGGSMINLIKKLTGTRIIVGQNGWVWVSGRKEELEKLAIEAILKVNRESHTQGLTDRVKELLMTRLRELKERGVVEEIPQIEEPNAGEGEGE
- a CDS encoding HIT family protein, giving the protein MECPFCNAKREAILYDDGIIRILIDSYPANRGHLLVVPGRHVESWEELSGEEKAALIRGMELAMEKLREVLKPDGFNVGMNLGKAAGQTVPHIHLHVIPRWEGDCAHPRGGVRKAVLDLEDENLSLKERWEKNRLSREEVERLRKAFGG
- a CDS encoding nucleotide pyrophosphohydrolase, whose product is MDFRELEEKLVAFRDARGWGKYHTPKNLAVSAAVELGELLEHFQWESDWEILEAVKDPAKKEAIADEIADVVIYLTLLAHELGIDLGEAVERKLRKNERKYPGKSVKAGD
- a CDS encoding ribosome assembly factor SBDS, translated to MPISVDKAVIARLKTHGETFEILVDPYLARDFKEGKEVPIEEILATPYVFKDAHKGDKASEHEMEKIFGTSDPYEVAKVILRKGEVQLTAEQRRQMLEDKRRYIATIIHRHAVDPRTGYPHPVDRILRAMEEAGVHVDLFKDAEAQVPGVIKAIRPLLPIKLEMKVIAVKIPGDYVGKAYGEVRKFGTIKREEWASDGSWLFLIEIPGGIEDEFYEKLNALTKGNAVTKLIERKGL
- a CDS encoding glycoside hydrolase family 38 C-terminal domain-containing protein; the encoded protein is MTLEKKLRRSLGIPDDAEKVLIFTESSHWDPNWLYTSKEYFKRFVQKNLDMAIGELQKEPRRVYSVENVFFLKMYWDHNPGKRDAPRDLINEGRLRLMSSAVTSADTILPRVEAILRDMLIGQEWLRSNGIAREPKLAYFPDSFGSSPFLPSLLNAAGFDRTAITRLDGMYFPGCDLEPKWRFPRPGSSAELLLKKERSLDFVWRDKNGGEVLAHWNAFTYGQGDMLAYLGISRVYLAKLAISLRTGWHIARRIHQYVKALSPFSRTPYMLCPIGFDFVEPIPDLISLLDRYNREYYPKTGIWVVNAGLDDYLALIENYRDRLPVLELDPNPYWTGFYTSRPKLKKRCYLLLEKLLLAEKLAFLPENRGAEKRILQELEEPWWCAAVSNHHDFITGTSTDRVVEGEQIPCLERAIKTADEVIENLTPPLKKEHKDNGLSPPKWFRDGDKILIETAHYRIEIGESRGGAITDLRFKDGVPLLTGVSNDLVSYRDSGGLWRMGYEFLGGVWKESMKASNSRVKVEVVEHDGAVEILSSTLLNGEEILGRIWLENDSPLIYFRVEGKMKEGYSLIVRFMTTVSSERISMHAPGGVVDRPWRRIYNPTFWPLHRFAHIRDDSTGHGIAILQPFPGAISYSPDGKIELVAMRSAVREKAFGILGIPGNPVSAHKHERYEYEYAVLFTKRGDWKENKIHLLAKNLSTPWREAEEKDLLKIADSVVEVDPPDVEVVAVKPASRGEGVIVRLYAPFVPEKTVKIKPSFGVAKAFLCDARERDVEGLKVENNSAFVKMPGSIATIRLIPEERCL